One window of the Peptococcaceae bacterium genome contains the following:
- a CDS encoding LysR family transcriptional regulator: MEIHQLEYVLALQKYMQFSLAAEEINISQPTLSHGIKKLEQELGVNLFTRNTRNVQLTPAGEEFVVYAKRILSEIDKAKNAMLAHANLDKGNIKVGAIPTITYLGITSVIAAFQKTYPGINMEISEEDTDVLIKKMHASELDAAFLNSTNISHDELEFYPLINDKLVLLVSASHELARQKNVNLADLSAEKFMVVTGLRNDFVNSCRLAGFEPNIVLVSIQALTVKELVEEGLGIAPFTTRIAEFFSSPRTAIVNFTPEIKRTIALTVAKHNKTITTQAFKDFILKNFRKI, translated from the coding sequence ATGGAAATACACCAGCTGGAATATGTGCTGGCCCTGCAAAAGTACATGCAGTTTTCGCTGGCCGCGGAGGAAATCAACATTTCGCAACCCACCTTGTCGCACGGCATAAAAAAGCTGGAGCAGGAACTTGGAGTCAACCTGTTTACCCGCAATACCAGAAACGTGCAGTTAACCCCCGCCGGGGAGGAGTTCGTCGTTTATGCCAAACGCATCCTGTCGGAAATTGACAAGGCTAAGAACGCCATGCTGGCGCATGCCAATCTGGACAAGGGCAACATAAAAGTGGGGGCCATTCCCACAATTACTTACCTGGGCATAACTTCCGTCATCGCGGCCTTTCAAAAAACATATCCCGGCATCAACATGGAAATCAGCGAAGAAGACACCGATGTTCTTATCAAAAAAATGCATGCCTCCGAACTTGATGCCGCCTTCCTCAATTCTACGAATATCTCCCACGACGAACTGGAATTCTATCCGCTCATCAATGACAAACTGGTTCTTCTGGTCTCAGCTTCCCACGAGCTGGCCCGGCAAAAAAACGTGAACCTGGCCGATCTGTCTGCAGAAAAGTTTATGGTTGTGACCGGACTAAGGAACGATTTTGTAAATTCATGCCGCCTGGCCGGGTTTGAACCAAACATTGTCCTGGTAAGCATCCAGGCACTTACGGTCAAAGAACTGGTAGAGGAGGGTCTGGGCATAGCGCCGTTTACTACCCGCATTGCCGAGTTTTTTTCCAGCCCCCGGACGGCCATCGTGAATTTTACTCCCGAAATTAAGCGAACCATCGCTCTTACGGTCGCCAAGCATAATAAAACGATAACCACCCAAGCATTCAAGGATTTCATCTTAAAAAATTTCCGCAAAATATGA
- a CDS encoding glycine/sarcosine/betaine reductase component B subunit yields the protein MQLKINEYPVSSVEWGKATEYKGGRLTVCRENVLSLLESAGDLKDVDIVEMELVSPHTPSRVVNVFDVIPAHSRLGEGVFNYPGFLDAVQTVGHGSSAALSGFSVLAISSLPSRHNKILDKSGVGAELTPHAGHFHLALRAEPKRQDMSKGEYYRRLKKIGLRVGSYLAKAAASTEPANTVAYALDSCPPGLPRVAYVCMLASHQSSEKGEAILYGDDLSGMLPTVLHPNELLDGAVISPDFNLGVDTYTFQNNPVIKGLYQRHGKELDFAGVVAYAAHVTRERRERSVQMAVNLVSNILKADLALITKVGGGIPESDVMQIIENLEQRGVRTCAIIWSHLGDGTIRDLLTAYSPAADALVSVGINDAWVTLSEQAKVVGGGPLIGPFSDDPADKPQPSNSALRVRFRDISGAISQLGASRVALVEI from the coding sequence ATGCAGCTGAAGATAAACGAGTATCCGGTAAGTTCCGTGGAGTGGGGTAAAGCCACAGAATACAAAGGTGGACGTCTCACTGTTTGCAGGGAAAACGTTTTATCTCTTCTGGAAAGTGCCGGTGACCTGAAGGATGTTGATATTGTCGAGATGGAACTGGTTTCGCCCCATACCCCGAGCAGAGTGGTGAATGTTTTCGATGTGATTCCGGCTCATTCGCGGTTGGGAGAAGGGGTTTTCAACTACCCAGGGTTTCTCGATGCGGTTCAGACTGTGGGGCACGGAAGTTCAGCCGCGCTGAGCGGGTTTTCGGTGCTGGCGATTTCCAGCCTGCCCAGCCGTCACAATAAAATTCTGGACAAATCAGGGGTGGGGGCCGAGCTCACGCCGCATGCCGGCCATTTCCACCTCGCGCTGCGCGCCGAACCTAAACGCCAAGACATGAGCAAGGGCGAATATTACAGGCGCCTAAAAAAAATCGGATTGCGAGTGGGGAGTTATCTGGCCAAGGCTGCGGCTTCTACTGAACCAGCGAATACGGTGGCCTATGCGCTCGACTCTTGCCCCCCAGGGCTGCCGCGGGTGGCTTATGTTTGCATGCTGGCTTCTCACCAGAGCTCGGAAAAGGGAGAAGCCATCCTGTACGGCGACGACCTGTCGGGCATGCTTCCGACCGTCCTGCACCCCAATGAATTGCTGGATGGCGCGGTGATTTCACCTGATTTCAATCTCGGCGTCGATACATACACCTTCCAGAACAACCCGGTCATCAAAGGGCTTTACCAGCGGCACGGGAAGGAGCTTGATTTTGCCGGCGTGGTGGCGTACGCCGCGCACGTTACGCGGGAACGGCGGGAACGGTCGGTGCAAATGGCGGTCAATCTGGTGTCCAATATTTTAAAGGCGGATCTGGCGCTTATCACCAAAGTGGGCGGAGGGATCCCCGAATCGGACGTGATGCAGATTATCGAGAACTTAGAGCAAAGGGGAGTCCGCACCTGCGCCATCATCTGGTCCCATTTGGGAGACGGTACCATCCGGGACCTGCTCACAGCATACTCGCCTGCTGCCGACGCCCTGGTGTCGGTGGGAATAAACGACGCGTGGGTAACTCTTTCCGAACAGGCGAAGGTTGTTGGCGGAGGCCCGCTTATTGGCCCGTTTTCAGACGACCCGGCCGACAAGCCGCAGCCCTCGAACTCCGCCCTGCGCGTGCGATTTCGGGACATCAGCGGGGCAATAAGCCAGCTGGGCGCTTCACGGGTCGCGCTGGTGGAAATTTAG
- a CDS encoding glycyl-radical enzyme activating protein, giving the protein MINIWKVDFAAVHDGPGIRTSVYLKGCRLRCLWCSNPEGQTSKPDLVYRQVRCIGCGFCEEKCPAGAIQLKKDCGLRQPELRVERGKCNLCGECVRACPSKALEIWGENWQISDAIKIIEKNRLLYRKTGGGVTFTGGDPLCQGEALLVLLQYCRKNGIHTAMETSAYGNGEIFEKVLEEVDWLFIDIKHMDPEEHLKITGKGNDLILENLKRASYVLGRRGRDLVVRMVVVPGLNDGENIYRAAEFLRSLPYLKGVELLPYHRYGMSKYDQLERVYRLPELLPPSAELMDRSKAAIISAGLQVLP; this is encoded by the coding sequence ATGATAAACATCTGGAAAGTGGATTTTGCCGCGGTGCATGACGGGCCCGGAATAAGGACCTCAGTGTATCTCAAGGGTTGCCGGCTGAGATGCCTCTGGTGTTCAAATCCTGAAGGGCAAACCAGCAAGCCGGACCTGGTGTACAGGCAGGTGCGGTGTATTGGTTGTGGTTTCTGCGAAGAAAAATGCCCCGCCGGGGCTATTCAATTGAAGAAAGACTGCGGATTAAGACAGCCGGAATTAAGGGTGGAGAGGGGCAAGTGTAATTTGTGCGGAGAGTGCGTCCGGGCTTGCCCCTCTAAAGCCCTGGAAATCTGGGGCGAGAATTGGCAAATTAGTGATGCGATTAAAATTATAGAAAAAAACAGGCTCTTATATCGAAAGACGGGAGGCGGTGTTACCTTCACGGGGGGGGATCCCCTTTGCCAAGGGGAGGCGCTGTTGGTTTTGCTCCAATACTGCCGCAAGAATGGCATTCACACCGCCATGGAGACCAGTGCTTACGGCAACGGAGAAATATTTGAAAAGGTGCTGGAAGAAGTTGACTGGCTGTTCATTGACATCAAACATATGGACCCGGAAGAACATTTGAAAATCACCGGCAAAGGGAACGACTTGATTCTTGAGAATTTGAAACGGGCATCATACGTGCTTGGCAGGCGCGGCCGCGATCTTGTCGTAAGAATGGTTGTGGTGCCGGGTTTGAATGACGGCGAAAACATTTACAGGGCCGCGGAGTTTTTGCGCTCGCTCCCATATTTGAAGGGAGTGGAGCTGTTGCCATACCATCGTTACGGCATGAGTAAATATGATCAATTGGAACGCGTTTATCGGCTGCCTGAATTGCTGCCTCCCTCCGCGGAACTGATGGACCGCAGCAAGGCTGCTATAATTTCGGCCGGGCTGCAGGTTTTGCCATAA